A single Triticum dicoccoides isolate Atlit2015 ecotype Zavitan chromosome 2A, WEW_v2.0, whole genome shotgun sequence DNA region contains:
- the LOC119358890 gene encoding pyruvate decarboxylase 2-like, with the protein METGIGSVDGPKGAPSGAVGCPATFPASSPTFVGSPEATLGRHLARRLVQVGVGDVFAVPGDFNLTLLDYLVAEPGLRLVGCCNELNAGYAADGYARAKGVGACAVTFTVGGLSVLNAIAGAYSENLPLICIVGGPNSNDYGTNRVLHHTIGLPDFSQELRCFTPVTCYQAVVNNLDDAHEQIDKAISTALKESKPVYISVSCNLPAVPHPTFSGDPAPYFLAPRMSNQMGLEAAVEATVAFLDKAVKPVMVAGTKLRVAKAGAAFAELADASGYAVATMPSAKGLVAETLPRFIGTYWGAVSTAFCAEIVESADAYLFAGPIFNDYSSVGYSFLLKKEKAVIVQPDRVTVGNGPAFGCIMMKDFLAELGKRLKKNTTAYENYKRIWVPEGQPPESEPGEPLRVNVLFKHIQKMLTGVSAVIAETGDSWFNCQKLKLPDGCGYEFQMQYGSIGWSVGALLGYAQGATDKRVIACIGDGSFQVTAQDVSTMLRCGQNSIIFLINNGGYTIEVEIHDGPYNVIKNWNYTGLVDAIHNGDGNCWTAKVTCEEELTAAIETATGDKKDCLCFIEVVAHKDDTSKELLEWGSRVSAANSRPPNPQ; encoded by the exons ATGGAGACGGGCATCGGATCCGTGGACGGGCCCAAGGGGGCGCCGAGCGGCGCGGTGGGGTGCCCGGCGACGTTCCCGGCGTCGTCGCCCACCTTCGTCGGCTCCCCGGAGGCCACGCTGGGGCGCCACCTTGCGCGGCGCCTGGTGCAGGTCGGCGTGGGCGACGTGTTCGCCGTGCCGGGCGACTTCAACCTGACCCTCCTCGACTACCTCGTCGCCGAGCCCGGGCTGCGCCTCGTCGGCTGCTGCAACGAGCTCAacgccggctacgccgccgacggGTACGCGCGCGCTAAGGGCGTCGGTGCGTGCGCCGTCACCTTCACCGTTGGCGGGCTCAGCGTGCTCAACGCCATCGCCGGCGCGTACAGCGAGAACCTCCCCTTGATCTGCATCGTCGGCGGGCCCAACTCCAACGACTACGGAACTAACCGGGTTCTTCATCACACCATCGGCCTCCCCGATTTCTCTCAGGAGCTGCGGTGCTTCACGCCGGTGACGTGCTACCAGGCCGTCGTCAACAACCTCGACGACGCCCACGAGCAGATCGACAAGGCTATCTCCACGGCTCTCAAGGAGAGCAAGCCGGTCTACATCAGCGTCAGCTGCAACCTCCCCGCCGTCCCCCACCCCACCTTCAGCGGCGACCCCGCTCCCTACTTCCTCGCACCAAG GATGAGCAACCAGATGGGCCTGGAGGCGGCGGTTGAGGCGACGGTGGCCTTCCTGGACAAGGCGGTGAAGCCGGTGATGGTGGCGGGGACCAAGCTGCGGGTGGCCAAGGCGGGCGCGGCGTTCGCCGAGCTGGCGGACGCGAGCGGCTACGCCGTGGCAACCATGCCGTCGGCCAAGGGGCTGGTGGCGGAGACGCTGCCGCGCTTCATCGGCACCTACTGGGGCGCGGTGAGCACGGCCTTCTGCGCCGAGATCGTCGAGTCGGCGGACGCCTACCTCTTCGCCGGCCCCATCTTCAACGACTACAGCTCCGTGGGCTACTCGTTCCTGCTCAAGAAGGAGAAGGCGGTGATCGTGCAGCCCGACCGCGTCACCGTCGGCAACGGCCCGGCCTTCGGCTGCATCATGATGAAGGACTTCCTGGCGGAGCTGGGCAAGCGCCTCAAGAAGAACACCACCGCCTACGAGAACTACAAGAGGATCTGGGTGCCCGAGGGGCAGCCGCCGGAGAGCGAGCCCGGAGAGCCGCTGCGCGTCAACGTGCTATTCAAGCACATCCAAAAGATGCTCACTGGCGTTAGCGCCGTCATCGCCGAGACCGGCGACTCGTGGTTCAACTGCCAGAAGCTCAAGCTCCCCGACGGCTGCGG GTACGAGTTCCAGATGCAGTACGGCTCCATCGGGTGGTCCGTCGGGGCGCTGCTCGGGTACGCGCAGGGCGCCACCGACAAGCGCGTCATCGCCTGTATCGGCGACGGCAGCTTCCAGGTGACGGCGCAGGACGTGTCCACCATGCTCCGCTGCGGCCAGAACAGCATCATCTTCCTCATCAACAACGGCGGCTACACCATCGAGGTCGAGATCCACGACGGGCCATACAACGTCATCAAGAACTGGAACTACACCGGCCTCGTCGACGCCATCCACAACGGCGACGGCAACTGCTGGACCGCCAAGGTCACGTGCGAGGAGGAGCTGACGGCGGCCATCGAGACGGCGACCGGGGACAAGAAGGACTGCCTCTGCTTCATCGAGGTGGTGGCGCACAAGGACGACACCAGCAAGGAGCTCCTCGAGTGGGGATCCAGGGTCTCCGCCGCCAACTCCAGGCCACCCAACCCGCAGTAG